Proteins encoded within one genomic window of Episyrphus balteatus chromosome 1, idEpiBalt1.1, whole genome shotgun sequence:
- the LOC129905710 gene encoding uncharacterized protein LOC129905710, giving the protein MATTNFNKIVRGGNLNFKPWIAAKNTTEIVNGYVQKFYKQTPDNFKNDLKKPRPMAASKIQNEFPLRKFVPEKFTIPIISNKPTSKLRSNGYRSPPMTVKNSFIAPPKKLLKTPNFKIYARRRYASSISSSKSSFIRNKVNSNDEYRKKIYSPAQEFHYPTPRGTKDLLNTKYTETSKKLFNETYNRTKTSEVSKAICKNLMSIDELLKKKLCIVKQKPAIVEPLEIPKENVLKLSFKDCNHPSIEHFKKLTAIPYIKKPEKWSNRSSNLVLSSFELMPVKRNQFTGKVTKLRPTPRKTQTKLQSLQGSSHFNRFISKEATNKENNLDQSPSIINHQNIVASPRPFGEVYFRPNTTTISKEICNDLMAIDDVLKKKICVVKKPPIVEPPETPKKNVVKLSFNGWNHKSIEHYNKQIATPVVKKPEFGKEGTPNSGLSSFRLMSLKQKPFTGKVSKSSVTPRKARLQKLDSFHFKGSKVKFGSALKNESNIHKPFSFGSHGIGKSKFKSLQLAPSLEFGKSEQKFYDPQGAMEFLCLSQAQRGLRSGNQGSLLGNLRF; this is encoded by the exons ATGGCTACtacaaatttcaacaaaatcgtTCGCGGtggtaatttaaattttaag cCTTGGATTGCAGCAAAAAATACAACCGAAATTGTAAATGGCtatgtacaaaaattttataagcaAACTCCGGATAACTTCAAAAATG atttgAAAAAACCTAGACCAATGGCTGCTTCAAAGATTCAAAATGAATTCCCATTACGAAAGTTTGTTCCAGAAAAGTTTACTATACCCATTATATCAAATAAGCCGACTTCAAAACTGCGATCGAATGGCTATCGTTCTCCACCAATGACAGTAAAGAATAGTTTTATTGCACCACCGAAAAAGCTCCTCAAGACACCTAATTTCAAAATCTATGCAAGACGCAGATATGCTTCTAGTATTTCCAGTTCAAAATCTAGCTTTATTCGGAATAAAGTAAACAGCAATGACGAATACCGAAAAAAGATATATTCACCTGCTCAGGAATTTCATTATCCAACACCTCGAGGAACTAAAGATCttttaaacacaaaatacaCTGAAActtctaaaaaactttttaatgaaaCGTATAATCGAACCAAAACATCTGAAGTATCGAAAGCAATTTGCAAGAATTTGATGTCGATTGATGAGCTGCTAAAGAAAAAGCTTTGTATTGTTAAACAAAAGCCTGCCATTGTTGAACCCCTTGAGATACCTAAAGAAAATGTGCTAAAGTTGTCTTTCAAAGATTGCAATCATCCATCCATAGAACATTTTAAAAAGCTAACAGCTATACCTTATATTAAAAAACCCGAAAAATGGAGCAATCGAAGTTCTAATTTAGTACTTTCATCTTTTGAGCTAATGCCTGTAAAACGAAATCAATTCACAGGAAAAGTCACTAAATTGCGACCAACGCCAAggaaaacacaaacaaaacttCAATCATTACAAGGTTCTAGCCATTTTAATCGATTCATCTCAAAAGAAGCAACCAACAAAGAAAATAACTTAGATCAATCGCCAAGTATCATCAATCATCAAAATATAGTTGCCTCACCAAGGCCTTTTGGTGAAGTGTATTTTAGACCAAATACAACTACGATTTCGAAAGAAATTTGTAATGATCTGATGGCCATTGACGATGTGCTCAAGAAAAAGATTTGTGTTGTTAAAAAACCTCCCATCGTTGAGCCACCTGAGACtccgaaaaaaaatgttgtcaaGTTATCTTTTAATGGCTGGAATCATAAATCCATTGAACACTACAACAAACAAATAGCTACACCTGTTGTTAAGAAGCCAGAATTTGGTAAAGAGGGAACTCCAAATTCAGGGCTTTCATCTTTTCGATTAAtgtctttaaaacaaaaaccattcaCGGGAAAAGTCTCTAAATCAAGTGTAACTCCAAGAAAAGCAAGACTCCAGAAATTAGattcttttcattttaaaggatcaaaagtaaaatttggttccgctttaaaaaatgaaagtaACATACATAAACCGTTTAGTTTTGGCTCTCATGGCATAGGCAAGTCTAAATTCAAAAGTTTACAGTTGGCTCCAAGTTTGGAGTTTGGTAAATCAGAGCAAAAGTTTTACGACCCACAAGGAGCAATGGAATTCCTATGTTTGTCTCAAGCTCAACGGGGTTTACGCAGCGGAAATCAGGGTAGCCTTCTAGGGAATCtaagattttga
- the LOC129921545 gene encoding protein cornichon: MVFNFSAFTYIVALIGDAFLIFFAIFHVIAFDELKTDYKNPIDQCNSLNPLVLPEYLLHIFLNLLFLFSGEWFSLCINIPLIAYHIWRYKNRPVMTGPGLYDPTTVLSTDNLSKNMREGWIKLAIYLISFFYYIYGMVYSLIST, encoded by the exons atggtttttaatttttcggccTTCACATATATTGTGGCTTTAATCGGTGAtgcatttttaatattctttgcaattttccatgtAATTGCATTCGATGAGCTCAAAACAGATTACAAAAATCCCATTGACCAGTGTAATAGCCTTAACCCG ctTGTGCTGCCCGAATATTTGCTTCATATCTTCCTTAATTTGTTGTTCTTGTTCTCAGGCGAATGGTTTTCGCTATGCATTAATATACCTCTAATTGCGTACCATATATGGCG GTACAAAAACCGACCTGTAATGACTGGGCCAGGTTTGTATGATCCAACAACTGTTTTAAGCACAGATAATCTATCTAAGAACATGCGAGAAGGTTGGATTAAATTAGCCATTTATTTGATCTCATTCTTTTACTATATCTATGG aatggTATACTCGCTGATTTCAACGTAA
- the LOC129906620 gene encoding LOW QUALITY PROTEIN: uncharacterized protein LOC129906620 (The sequence of the model RefSeq protein was modified relative to this genomic sequence to represent the inferred CDS: deleted 1 base in 1 codon) translates to MGIRLVILAVMGLGAMYMMHLLAQDYDRIRRPIKAIQRALRGKRDVMDTYESNEVVDINVNWKGILDQDPLSCLQSLICQIVSGAQSNDTEAETFMEFIKLTYHSAPAAVRSAYAKGLAYRGVTEGCYAEYPFCFYSAKMMLRILRGLHSKERVFLISDCGHQIMHLIVTSASVHYNATDNTVQTKR, encoded by the exons ATGGGAATAAG GTTGGTTATTCTGGCGGTAATGGGACTAGGAGCCATGTATATGATGCATCTTTTGGCTCAGGACTATGATCGAATACGTCGACCAATAAAAGCAATTCAACGAGCACTTCGAGGAAAACGTGACGTAATGGATACCTACGAAAGTAATGAGGTTGTTGACATCAATGTTAATTGGAAGGGGATATTAGATCAAGATCCTTTAAGCTGCTTGCAGTCATTAATTTGTCAAATAGTGTCAGGAGCACAATCAAACGATACGGAAGCAGAAACTTTTATGGagtttataaaattaacatatcATAGTGCTCCTGCAGCTGTGAGATCAGCATATGCAAAAGGATTAGCATATCGGGGTGTTACTGAAGGTTGCTATGCAGAATATCCGTTTTGTTTTTACTCAGCTAAGATGATGTTAAGAATTTTAAGA GGCTTGCATAGCAAG GAGCGAGTCTTTCTAATCAGTGACTGTGGACATCAGATAATGCATCTAATTGTCACATCCGCATCTGTTCATTACAACGCAACCGACAACACGGTGCAAACCAAACGTTAA
- the LOC129921399 gene encoding uncharacterized protein LOC129921399: MGSPELPGESNEDDLRPSPMHIINQGGNNSDDSDGEDGNEYDGYQPLPITDQGDDSMEIDNNLSEPITNGDPNFPNVESIDAEVEREVWSQPRPRELDLELDSSRTEQIMSAMAGITLPDVAIPDWAQGVPEERWKEDLLERIRQRKDISPNTNTTTRRTS, encoded by the exons ATGGGTTCACCTGAATTACCTGGTGAATCGAATGAAGATGATCTCCGTCCAAGTCCAATGCATATAATAAATCAAGGTGGAAATAATAGTGATGATAGCGATGGCGAAGATGGCAACGAATACGATGGTTACCAGCCACTTCCCATCACCGACCAAGGTGATGACTCAATGGAAATTGATAACAATTTATCAGAGCCAATAACTAATGGAGATCCAAACTTCCCAAATGTTGAAAGTATTGATGCTGAGGTTGAAAGAGAAGTATGGAGTCAACCACGTCCCCGAGAACTAGATCTTGAATTGGATAGTTCTAGGACAGAACAG ATAATGTCTGCAATGGCTGGTATCACCTTACCAGATGTTGCAATACCCGATTGGGCACAAGGTGTGCCCGAGGAACGATGGAAGGAAGACCTCCTCGAAAGGATACGACAGCGCAAAGATATCTCACCAAATACAAACACAACAACTCGTAGAACATCATAA